Proteins encoded within one genomic window of Argiope bruennichi chromosome 7, qqArgBrue1.1, whole genome shotgun sequence:
- the LOC129976462 gene encoding 39S ribosomal protein L53, mitochondrial-like, translating into MATRAVSETALKYFFREVKRFHLRPVKKLSFQFDPFHENAKTVRDFYFHISSKKIRKTNEGCIFKADVVNDRSEPIISIDLSNGLNVLFKCSNLSPLEVAKEFNQIVEKYDVPEDDGTSKLKGALLKKATKAKKRK; encoded by the exons atggCTACTAGAGCAGTTTCAGAGactgctctaaaatattttttccgcgAAGTCAAAAGATTTCATCTCCGTCCTgttaaaaaattgagttttcaATTTGATCCTTTTCACGAAAATGCGAAAACGGTTAg ggatTTCTATTTCCATATATCATCAAAAAAGATCCGTAAAACCAATGAAGGCTGCATATTTAAAGCTGATGTAGTTAATGATAGATCAGAACCAATTATTAGTATTGATCTAA gTAACGGCCTGAACGTTTTGTTCAAGTGTTCAAACCTATCACCACTAGAAGTTGCcaaagaatttaatcaaattgtTGAAAAGTATGATGTTCCAGAAGATGATGGTACATCTAAATTGAAAGGAGCATTATTAAAGAAGGCTACCAaagcaaagaaaagaaagtag